The Spirosoma radiotolerans genome has a window encoding:
- a CDS encoding ABC transporter permease, translating into MQTIFLIIKREYMVRVRKKSFIIMTILGPVLIFGFYALIGWAAVSSINQKKIAVVDESGRFVNQFKNDDETVYSYPKQSLTEAKKTFVKQGYNALVFIPKNVIEQPKTVQIFSEKSVSLALQSNIERAISKEIESIKLEQAGITQKVIQDAKVNVDAQTISLNDGGEKSNNGIATTIISGFCALLIYISVLIYGTQVMRGVMEEKTNRIVEVIISSVKPFQLMLGKIIGVALVGLTQFMLWIVLTVGLMTLGSQLIGQPKETAQSAVSARMNGMPGGQEVQSKMATAKNPVADVMAAIGTLNIPLIISCFLFYFLGGYLLYSALFGAVGAAVDNETETQQFMFPIMMPIIAAIAFAQIAVRDPDGPLAFWTSMIPFTSPVVMMVRIPFGVPVWELALSMALLVLGFIGTTWLAARIYRVGILMYGKKVSFRELSKWVFYKG; encoded by the coding sequence ATGCAAACAATTTTCCTCATTATCAAGCGCGAGTACATGGTACGAGTGCGCAAAAAGTCGTTCATCATTATGACGATTTTGGGCCCAGTGCTGATTTTTGGTTTCTATGCCCTTATCGGCTGGGCAGCCGTCAGTTCGATCAACCAGAAGAAAATTGCCGTCGTCGACGAAAGCGGCCGTTTTGTCAATCAATTTAAAAATGATGACGAAACGGTCTACTCGTATCCGAAGCAATCGTTGACGGAGGCTAAGAAAACGTTTGTCAAGCAAGGGTATAATGCGTTGGTATTCATTCCCAAAAACGTAATTGAACAACCTAAAACGGTTCAGATTTTCTCCGAAAAAAGTGTGAGCCTTGCGTTGCAAAGTAATATTGAACGAGCCATCTCCAAAGAGATTGAATCCATCAAATTAGAGCAGGCGGGTATTACGCAGAAGGTAATTCAGGATGCAAAAGTGAACGTAGATGCGCAGACCATTAGCCTGAATGACGGGGGTGAGAAGAGTAATAACGGGATTGCGACGACCATAATCAGTGGTTTCTGCGCGCTGTTGATCTACATCTCCGTATTGATTTATGGAACCCAGGTGATGAGGGGCGTGATGGAAGAAAAAACCAATCGCATTGTGGAGGTAATTATCTCGTCAGTAAAGCCTTTTCAGTTAATGCTGGGAAAAATTATCGGTGTTGCCCTGGTTGGCCTGACTCAATTTATGCTCTGGATTGTGCTGACGGTTGGCCTGATGACATTAGGCTCTCAGCTGATCGGTCAGCCGAAAGAAACGGCGCAGTCGGCCGTATCAGCCCGCATGAATGGTATGCCGGGCGGACAGGAAGTACAGAGTAAAATGGCAACGGCCAAAAATCCCGTTGCAGATGTGATGGCGGCCATTGGAACGCTTAATATTCCGTTGATCATCAGTTGTTTTCTATTCTATTTTCTGGGAGGCTATCTGCTATACAGCGCTTTGTTTGGCGCGGTTGGCGCAGCTGTCGATAACGAGACCGAAACCCAGCAATTTATGTTTCCAATCATGATGCCTATCATCGCGGCCATTGCCTTTGCCCAGATTGCGGTGCGTGATCCCGATGGACCGCTGGCCTTCTGGACGTCCATGATTCCGTTTACGTCGCCGGTGGTGATGATGGTGCGCATTCCGTTTGGTGTCCCCGTTTGGGAACTGGCGCTATCGATGGCATTATTGGTACTGGGCTTTATTGGCACCACCTGGTTAGCGGCCCGTATTTACCGCGTCGGCATTCTGATGTACGGCAAAAAAGTATCGTTCCGCGAACTCTCGAAATGGGTGTTTTATAAGGGTTGA
- a CDS encoding ABC transporter ATP-binding protein: MNILETHHIVKQYAEHRALDDVSLSVPQGCIFGLLGPNGAGKTSLIRIINQITAPDSGDVILGGERLNPRHIKRIGYLPEERGLYKKMKVGEQLLYLAQLKGLTEKQAMEKLKIWFVKFDIKTWWTKNVEDLSKGMQQKVQFVATVMHEPDLIILDEPFSGFDPINANLIKDEILELRDKGKTIIFSTHRMESVEELCDNIALINRSHKVLDGPKRAIKEQFKTHTYHVEYQGELDTLPTAFDVLSTQVTDDGFVRADIQIPPDAAVNDLIRYLLDRVAVRAFGENIPSMNDIFIQAVGETND; the protein is encoded by the coding sequence ATGAACATACTCGAAACCCACCACATTGTTAAGCAATATGCTGAACACCGAGCCCTGGATGATGTCAGTTTATCCGTGCCACAAGGGTGTATTTTCGGACTGCTTGGCCCCAACGGTGCCGGTAAAACTTCGCTTATCCGAATCATCAATCAAATTACAGCACCCGACTCGGGGGACGTGATTCTGGGCGGTGAGCGATTGAATCCCAGACATATCAAGCGGATCGGCTATCTGCCCGAGGAACGTGGCCTTTACAAGAAAATGAAGGTTGGCGAACAACTTCTTTACCTGGCGCAACTGAAAGGGCTGACCGAAAAGCAGGCCATGGAAAAGTTGAAAATCTGGTTTGTTAAGTTCGATATTAAAACCTGGTGGACCAAAAATGTCGAAGACCTCTCCAAAGGGATGCAGCAAAAGGTGCAGTTTGTGGCAACCGTCATGCACGAGCCCGACCTGATTATTCTGGATGAACCCTTCTCCGGGTTTGACCCAATCAATGCAAACCTGATTAAAGACGAGATTCTGGAGTTGCGCGATAAAGGCAAAACAATCATCTTTTCGACGCACCGCATGGAGTCTGTTGAAGAGCTATGTGACAACATTGCCCTGATTAACCGGTCGCATAAAGTGCTTGATGGACCGAAGCGGGCGATCAAGGAGCAATTTAAAACCCACACCTATCATGTCGAATACCAGGGCGAACTGGATACTTTACCCACGGCCTTTGATGTGCTCTCTACTCAGGTAACTGACGATGGGTTTGTGCGGGCCGATATCCAGATTCCGCCTGATGCTGCCGTGAATGATCTTATTCGTTACCTCCTCGATCGGGTGGCTGTCCGGGCATTTGGGGAGAACATACCCAGCATGAACGACATTTTTATTCAGGCCGTAGGCGAAACCAATGACTGA